A genome region from Synchiropus splendidus isolate RoL2022-P1 chromosome 5, RoL_Sspl_1.0, whole genome shotgun sequence includes the following:
- the LOC128758776 gene encoding guanine nucleotide-binding protein subunit beta-5b-like — protein sequence MCDQTFVVATFGPCDNCTTPSPLMNIYVKNEAINYCSLCVERMAYQELQKGESLASLRRESESLKKKLEVERGKLSDVELSQVAEKVEVVGALSIKSRRLLKGHTNKVLCMDWCKDKRRMVSSSQDGKVIVWDAYTLNKEHGLSLPCTWVMACAYSPSGCAVACGGLDNRCSVVPLSLDRNENLSAKRKPVAMHTNYVSGCTFTNSDMQLLTCSGDGTCALWDVESAQLLQSFHGHTADVLSLDLAPSENGNTFVTGGCDKKANVWDMRSGQNIQSFESHESDVNCVKYYPSGDAFASASDDSTCRFYDLRADREVAVYQKDSLVFGASSVDFSLSGRLLFAGYNDYTINVWDVLKGTRVSILFGHENRISRVRVSPDGTALCSASWDNTLRVWA from the exons atgtgtgACCAGACCTTCGTGGTGGCCACCTTCGGCCCGTGCGACAACTGCACCACCCCGAGCCCCCTGATGAACATCTACGTGAAGAACGAGGCCATCAACTACTGCTCCCTGTGTGTGGAGCGG ATGGCCTACCAGGAGCTGCAGAAGGGGGAGAGCCTGGCGTCCCTGCGGAGGGAGAGCGAGAgcctgaagaagaagctggaggtggAGCGAGGCAAGCTGAGCGACGTGGAGC TGAGCCAGGTTGCAGAGAAGGTGGAGGTCGTCGGAGCTCTCTCCATCAAGTCCCGCCGCCTGCTGAAGGGTCACACCAACAAGGTTCTGTGCATGGACTGGTGCAAGGACAAGCGCCGGATGGTCAGCTCCTCTCAG GATGGGAAGGTGATTGTGTGGGATGCTTACACCCTCAATAAG GAGCACGGGCTGTCTCTGCCCTGCACCTGGGTCATGGCCTGCGCCTACTCTCCCTCCGGCTGTGCCGTGGCCTGCGG TGGACTGGACAACCGCTGCTCCGTGGTGCCGCTGTCGCTGGACAGGAACGAAAACCTGTCTGCCAAGAGGAAGCCGGTGGCCATGCACACCAACTACGTGTCCGGCTGCACCTTCACCAACTCTGACATGCAG ctgctgACCTGCAGCGGCGACGGCACCTGTGCCCTGTGGGACGTGGAGAGCGCTCAGCTCCTGCAGAGCTTCCATGGACACACGGCCGATGTCTTGTCGCTGGACTTGGCTCCTTCTGAGAACGGAAACACTTTTGTCACCGGG GGCTGCGATAAGAAGGCCAACGTGTGGGACATGCGCTCCGGTCAGAACATTCAGTCCTTCGAGAGCCACGAGTCCGACGTCAACTGTGTGAA GTATTACCCCAGCGGCGACGCCTTCGCTTCTGCCTCGGACGATTCCACC TGTCGCTTCTATGACCTGCGAGCCGACCGCGAAGTGGCCGTCTACCAGAAGGACAGCCTTGTTTTTGGAGCGTCCAGCGTGGACTTCTCTCTCAGCG GTCGCCTGCTTTTTGCCGGCTACAACGATTACACCATCAACGTGTGGGACGTGCTGAAGGGCACTCGAGTCTCCATCCTGTTCGGCCATGAGAACCGAATCAGCCGAGTCCGAGTGTCTCCCGACGGCACGGCCCTCTGCTCCGCCTCCTGGGACAACACTCTGCGG GTGTGGGCCTAG